A single region of the Oncorhynchus keta strain PuntledgeMale-10-30-2019 chromosome 4, Oket_V2, whole genome shotgun sequence genome encodes:
- the btk gene encoding tyrosine-protein kinase BTK isoform X3 — MLLDGRHVAVLPAGSQTSHGLQGAGEQEWVSKGSRRQSRKPLPPTPEEEKPLRPLPPQPPEEPALTTGMTVVAEYEYTPSTPQDLELRKDEEYIILEMSDSNWWRARDKYGKEGYIPSNYVVEAGNELEKFDWYCKSMNRSQAENLLKTENKDGGFLVRDSSKAGKYTVSVFTKGGETAGNCRHYNICTTQQGQFYLAEKHNFSSIPDLINYHQHNAAGMVSRLKYIVSSRAKNAPSTAGLGYGVWEIDPRHLTFIKELGNGQFGVVKYGKWQGQHDVAIKMIKEGSMSEDDFIEEAKVMMKLRHENLVQLYGVCTKQRPIYIVTEFLSNGCLLSYLREGLKQHPSPIQLLEMCKDVTEGMAYLEAQQYIHRDLAARNCLVDTNGTIKVTDFGLSRYVLDDEYTSSAGSKFPVRWSPPEVLLYCKFSSKSDIWAYGVLMWEVYTLGRLPYERLNNNEIVEQVSRGHRLYRPQLANDRVYTIMTSCWLDKADERPTFQELSVTVQDLLYELQ; from the exons AAGTCAAACAAGCCATGGGCTGCAGGGTGCTGGAGAACAAGAAT GGGTTTCAAAGGGGTCTCGGAGGCAATCCAGAAAACCCCTTCCACCGACGCCAGAAGAG GAGAAACCTTTGAGGCCTTTACCTCCGCAGCCTCCCGAGGAGCCTGCGCTCACCACAGGCATGACGGTGGTCGCTGAGTATGAGTACACACCCTCCACGCCCCAGGATCTGGAGCTGAGGAAGGATGAGGAGTACATCATTCTGGAGATGTCTGACTCCAACTGGTGGAGGGCCAGGGACAAATAcgg CAAGGAGGGATACATTCCCAGTAATTACGTTGTGGAGGCTGGAAATGAACTGGAAAAGTTTGA CTGGTACTGCAAGAGCATGAACCGTAGCCAGGCAGAGAATCTGTTGAAGACAGAG AACAAAGATGGTGGTTTCTTAGTACGTGACTCAAGCAAAGCTGGGAAGTACACCGTTTCTGTGTTCACCAAGGGCGG GGAGACTGCGGGTAACTGCAGACACTACAACATCTGCACCACCCAACAAGGCCAGTTCTACTTGGCAGAGAAGCACAATTTCAGCAGCATCCCAGACCTCATTAACTACCACCAGCACAATGCAGCAG GTATGGTCAGCAGGCTGAAATACATTGTGTCAAGTCGTGCAAAAAATGCCCCTTCTACAGCAGGGCTTGGTTATG GGGTATGGGAGATTGACCCACGCCACCTCACCTTCATCAAGGAGCTGGGCAACGGGCAGTTTGGAGTGGTGAAGTATGGAAAGTGGCAGGGCCAGCATGACGTGGCCATCAAGATGATCAAGGAGGGCTCCATGTCTGAAGACGACTTCATAGAGGAGGCCAAAGTCATGAT GAAGCTCCGCCACGAGAACTTGGTTCAGCTGTACGGTGTGTGCACCAAACAAAGGCCCATCTACATTGTCACAGAGTTCCTCTCCAACGGCTGCCTACTCAGCTATCTGCGGGAAGGGCTGAAGCAGCATCCATCCCCCATCCAGCTCCTGGAAATGTGTAAAGACGTCACAGAGGGCATGGCCTATCTGGAGGCTCAGCAGTACATCCACAGAGACCTG GCTGCAAGAAACTGCTTGGTAGATACCAATGGGACCATTAAAGTCACTGACTTTGGACTGTCGAG GTATGTCCTGGATGATGAGTACACCAGCTCTGCAGGCTCCAAGTTCCCAGTGCGCTGGTCTCCTCCTGAGGTCCTGCTCTACTGTAAATTCAGCAGCAAGTCAGACATCTGGGCTTATG GGGTCTTAATGTGGGAGGTCTACACCTTAGGGAGGCTTCCCTACGAACGGTTAAACAACAATGAGATAGTGGAACAGGTGTCCCGAGGCCATCGCCTCTATCGCCCCCAGTTGGCCAACGACAGAGTCTACACCATCATGACCAGCTGTTGGCTGGAT AAGGCGGACGAGAGACCCACCTTTCAGGAGCTGTCGGTGACTGTTCAGGACTTGCTCTATGAGCTCCAGTAG
- the timm8a gene encoding mitochondrial import inner membrane translocase subunit Tim8 A → MNMENQGATADPQLQQFIEIESQKQRFQQLVHQMTEVCWEKCMDKPGPKLDSRTEICFVNCVERFIDTSQFILNRLEQTQRSKGSFSESMSE, encoded by the exons ATGAACATGGAAAACCAAGGAGCCACAGCAGACCCTCAGCTTCAGCAATTCATCGAAATCGAGTCCCAAAAACAAAGGTTTCAGCAGTTGGTCCATCAGATGACTGAAGTGTGTTGG GAGAAATGCATGGACAAACCTGGGCCCAAGCTGGACTCCCGGACAGAGATCTGCTTTGTGAACTGTGTAGAGCGCTTCATTGACACAAGCCAATTCATCCTGAACAGACTCGAACAAACACAGAGGAGTAAGGGCTCCTTCTCAGAATCCATGTCTGAATAG
- the zgc:101583 gene encoding magnesium transporter NIPA2, protein MDIGTNRTDFYIGLSLAMSSSIFIGGSFILKKKGLLRLSSKGFMRAGQGGYAYLKEWLWWAGLISMGAGEAANFAAYAFAPATLVTPLGAMSVLVSAVLSSYFLNERLNVHGKMGCLLCILGSTVMVIHAPQEEEVASLTAMAEKLQDPGFIVFAVSVVTSSLILIFLVAPRYGQKNVLVYILICSVIGSLSVSCVKGLGIGIKELFAGTAVLKEPLFWCLLICLVICVSIQISYLNKALDIYNTSIVTPIYYVFFTTSVMACSAILFKEWLSMSTDGAVGTVSGFLTIILGIFLLHAFKDLTFSWDSLPLYLRKGPHGSPWGQQAYVALPSQESQAEGPGEGKLAREGNSKGSYSPEGSMRRNNSFVTT, encoded by the exons ATGGATATCGGAACAAACCGCACTGACTTCTACATTGGCCTCTCTCTTGCCATGAGCTCGAGCATATTCATTGGAGGAAGCTTCATCCTTAAGAAGAAAGGTCTTTTGCGATTGTCCAGCAAAGGGTTTATGCGAGCAG gtcAGGGGGGATATGCTTACCTCAAGGAATGGCTATGGTGGGCAGGACTAATATCAA TGGGAGCTGGGGAAGCAGCTAACTTTGCCGCTTACGCTTTTGCCCCTGCCACATTGGTAACACCACTGGGAGCAATGAGCGTTCTTGTGAG TGCTGTGCTGTCCTCATACTTCCTGAATGAGCGGTTGAATGTTCACGGGAAGATGGGCTGCTTGCTGTGCATCCTGGGTTCCACTGTCATGGTCATCCACGCCcctcaggaggaggaggtggccTCCCTTACTGCCATGGCTGAGAAGCTCCAAGACCCAG GATTCATAGTGTTCGCCGTGTCTGTTGTGACGAGCAGCTTGATCCTCATCTTCCTTGTCGCCCCGCGTTACGGCCAGAAAAACGTGCTGGTTTACATCCTGATCTGCTCCGTGATTGGCTCCCTGTCGGTGTCCTGCGTCAAGGGCCTGGGCATCGGCATTAAGGAGCTGTTCGCTGGCACTGCTGTCCTAAAGGAACCCCTGTTCTGGTGTCTACTCATTTGCCTGGTGATCTGCGTCAGCATCCAGATCAGCTATCTCAATAAAGCCCTGGACATTTATAACACGTCCATCGTCACGCCCATCTATTACGTGTTCTTCACCACCTCTGTAATGGCATGTTCAGCTATCCTCTTCAAGGAGTGGCTGAGCATGAGCACGGACGGAGCTGTGGGGACAGTCAGTGGGTTTCTCACAATTATCTTGGGTATCTTCCTCCTTCATGCATTTAAAGATCTCACATTCAGTTGGGACTCGCTGCCACTGTACCTGAGGAAGGGACCTCATGGATCCCCTTGGGGCCAGCAGGCCTACGTGGCCCTGCCCAGCCAGGAGAGCCAGGCAGAGGGGCCAGGGGAGGGGAAGCTGGCCAGAGAGGGGAACTCAAAGGGCAGCTACTCGCCAGAGGGCTCAATGAGGAGGAACAATAGCTTTGTCACCACTTAG